The Cellulomonas oligotrophica sequence CCGGCTTCGACTGCTCGGGCTTCACCTCGTACGTCTACGCGCAGCTCGGCGTCTCCCTGCCGCGCACCTCCTCGGCGCAGCGCTACGCGGGCACCGTGGTGTCGCGGGCCGAGGCGCAGCCGGGCGACCTCATGTGGAGCCCCGGCCACATCGCGATCTACGCGGGCGGCAACCAGATGATCGACTCGCCGCGGCCCGGCAAGACGGTCCAGTTCCGCACGATCTGGCAGAGCAACCCGGTCTTCATCCGGATCGGCTGAGCAGATGTCCACGAGGCCCCGACGACACCACGTCGTCGGGGCCTCGTCGCGTCTGCAGACGTCGCCGCAGGAAATGGGGGTGCGCGTACCCTGGTCCCGCATCCACGCTGATCTTCTTCGCCCAGACCGGCAGCCAGCCGGTCCGACCTCGAGGAGTGCACGTGCTGACGACCGCCCCGCCCGCGACCACCGGCCCCGACCGCGCTGCGAGCGCGCCGTCGCGCACGCTGCTGCTGAACGCCTCGTACGAACCCCTGTGCGTCGTCCCCGTGCGGCGGGCGGTGCTGCTGCTGCTCCTGGACAAGGCGGTGCTCGAGGAGGCCTGGGACGCCGTCATGCACTCCGAGCACCTGGTGCTCGAGGCCCCGTCGGTGGTCCGGCTGCACCGGTACGTCCGCGTCCCGCGCCGCTCCCGGGTGCCCGTGACGCGGCGGGCGGTGCTCGACCGCGACCGTGAGCGGTGCGCGTACTGCGCGGGCAGGGCCGACACGATCGACCACGTGGTCCCGCGGAGCCGCTCCGGCCCGCACGCGTGGGAGAACGTGGTGGCCGCGTGCCGGCGGTGCAACCACCGCAAGGCCGACCGTCTGCTGTCCGAGCTCGGCTGGACGCTGGCGTTCACGCCCGCGCAGCCGCGGGCCACGGTGCTCGGCGCCTCGGGGCACCACCGGCACGAGGCCGCCTGGGAGCCGTACCTGGAGTGGTTCGGGGAGGGGCGCGCCGAGGTCGCCTGACGCCGGGACCGGTGGTCCCGGGCGCGGGCGGCGTCGACCGGCCGGTCCGCACGGGGCGGACCGGCCGGGCCCTCCGGCCCCCGTCGCGCGTGCCGCCTGTGCCAGCATGGGTGGTGCAGGGGCACCGACACCGGGCGCGACGAGGCGTGCGGGACCACCAGGAGGACGGCATGACGCGCGAGCACGAGGTCCTCGTGGGGGTCGACGGGTCGGCGGCGAGCCTGCACGCGCTCGACTGGGCGGTCGCCGAGGCGCTGGCGCGCGGCCTCGCGCTGCGGGTCGTCGTGGCCTACTCGCTGCCGTCGTTCACGGCGGCGTCCCTCGACGGCGGGTACGCGGCGATCGACGACGAGACGATCCGGGCCGGGGCGCGCGCCGTGCTCGACGAGGCGCTGCTGCGCGTCGGTGACCGGGTCGCGGTCTCGGGGCGCGTCGTCACGGGCGACGCCGCCGCCGCGCTGGTCGACATGTCGCACGAGGTCGAGCTCGCCGTGGTGGGGACGCGGGGCCGGGGCGGGTTCGCGGACCGCCTGCTCGGCACCGTGTCGTCGGCCCTGCCCGCCCACGCGCACTGCCCGACGGTCGTGGTGCCGCTGCGCGTCGACGGGCACCCGCTGCCGGAGGGGTCGCCGCTGCCGCCCGTGAGCCCGGTCCAGCGCATCGTGGTGGGGGTGGACGGCTCCCCGCAGGCGGCCGTGGCCCTCGCGCACGCGATCCGGGAGGGGCAGGCCTGGGGTGCGGAGGTGCACGCGGTCGCGGGCGTGCCGGTGGGGTCGATGACGGGCGTGCTGGCCTGGCTGCCGGCGTCGGTGGACCACGAGCAGGTGCTGCGCGACGTGGCGGAGGGGCTCGACGTCGTCGTGGACCAGGCGGTCGCCGCGCACCCCGGCACGGTGGTCAAGCGGCACACGCTCGACGGCACGGGCGCCGAGCTGCTCACGGAGTTCTCGACCGCGTCGGACCTCGTGGTGGTCGGCTCCCGGGGCCGGGGAGGCTTCGCCGGCCTGCTGCTGGGCTCGACGAGCCAGGCGGTGCTGCACCACGCCCAGTGCCCCGTCATGGTGGTCACGCAGCGCTGCGCCGACGTCGAGGGCTGACGGGCCGGGCCCGTCCCGGGGGCGTCAGGGTTCGCCGGGCAGCGCGGGGACGTCCGGGCGCCGCACGAGCGCCGAGAGGACGACGGTCGAGCGGGTGCGGTGCACGAAGGGCTCGGCGGCGAGGCGCTCCACGACCTGCTCGAGGTGCTGCAT is a genomic window containing:
- a CDS encoding HNH endonuclease, which codes for MLTTAPPATTGPDRAASAPSRTLLLNASYEPLCVVPVRRAVLLLLLDKAVLEEAWDAVMHSEHLVLEAPSVVRLHRYVRVPRRSRVPVTRRAVLDRDRERCAYCAGRADTIDHVVPRSRSGPHAWENVVAACRRCNHRKADRLLSELGWTLAFTPAQPRATVLGASGHHRHEAAWEPYLEWFGEGRAEVA
- a CDS encoding universal stress protein, with the protein product MTREHEVLVGVDGSAASLHALDWAVAEALARGLALRVVVAYSLPSFTAASLDGGYAAIDDETIRAGARAVLDEALLRVGDRVAVSGRVVTGDAAAALVDMSHEVELAVVGTRGRGGFADRLLGTVSSALPAHAHCPTVVVPLRVDGHPLPEGSPLPPVSPVQRIVVGVDGSPQAAVALAHAIREGQAWGAEVHAVAGVPVGSMTGVLAWLPASVDHEQVLRDVAEGLDVVVDQAVAAHPGTVVKRHTLDGTGAELLTEFSTASDLVVVGSRGRGGFAGLLLGSTSQAVLHHAQCPVMVVTQRCADVEG